In Pseudovibrio brasiliensis, the following are encoded in one genomic region:
- the glpD gene encoding glycerol-3-phosphate dehydrogenase, whose product MSKSYDLFVIGGGINGCGIARDASGRGLSVFLAEKTDFASATSSASTKLIHGGLRYLEYYEFRLVREALKEREVLLNMAPHIIWPLRFILPHHKGLRPAWFLRLGLFMYDHLGGRKLLPATKTVPLDRAPFNDGLKSLFTRGFEYSDCWVDDARMVVLNARDAAARGAEIRRNTEVVRASRTDNGWEVEIRDSVSGKSELVQAKALVNAAGPWVSNVLKGAIGLNSQANVRLVKGSHIIVPKMFEHDRSFIFQNADGRIVFAIPYENDFTLIGTTDVDYQDDPAGVSCSDDEIAYLCSAVSEYFSKEVTPDMVVRTYSGVRPLYDDGASEARAATRDYVLEMDEGENKAPLLSVFGGKITTYRRLAEHALEKLAVYLPQAAKKNAWTKDSVLPGGDFEPGDFDAKVASLKSAYPFLEHDHAYRLVRSYGSDAMKILGYAKTTAEMGAHIGGDLYACEVNWLVEQEWAVTAEDILWRRSKLGLHLPKEAAGVLEHYLASYFEANRMAG is encoded by the coding sequence ATGAGTAAGAGCTATGATCTATTTGTCATAGGGGGCGGGATTAACGGCTGCGGTATTGCACGTGATGCCTCTGGTCGCGGACTTTCAGTTTTTCTGGCGGAAAAGACTGACTTTGCAAGCGCGACCTCTTCGGCTTCTACCAAACTGATCCATGGCGGATTGCGGTATCTGGAATACTATGAGTTCCGTCTTGTGCGTGAAGCTTTGAAGGAACGTGAAGTTCTGCTGAACATGGCGCCGCACATCATCTGGCCTCTGCGCTTTATTCTTCCACACCACAAGGGCCTGCGTCCGGCATGGTTCCTGCGTCTTGGCTTGTTTATGTATGACCATCTGGGTGGTCGCAAGCTGTTGCCAGCTACGAAGACGGTGCCGCTGGACCGTGCGCCGTTCAATGATGGGTTGAAGTCTCTATTCACACGCGGCTTCGAATATTCCGATTGCTGGGTGGATGACGCGCGCATGGTGGTGTTGAACGCACGTGATGCTGCTGCACGTGGTGCTGAGATCCGCCGTAACACCGAAGTTGTTCGCGCTTCTCGAACCGATAACGGTTGGGAAGTTGAAATTCGCGATAGCGTGAGTGGCAAGAGCGAGCTGGTTCAGGCGAAGGCGCTGGTGAATGCGGCTGGTCCTTGGGTGTCTAACGTTCTGAAAGGTGCGATCGGGCTCAACAGTCAGGCGAATGTGCGCCTTGTGAAGGGCAGCCACATCATCGTGCCTAAGATGTTTGAGCATGACCGCAGCTTCATCTTCCAGAATGCGGATGGTCGTATCGTCTTTGCGATCCCTTATGAGAATGACTTCACGCTGATTGGCACCACTGACGTTGATTATCAGGATGATCCTGCTGGTGTTTCCTGCTCTGACGATGAGATTGCCTATCTGTGCAGCGCTGTGAGCGAATACTTCTCTAAAGAAGTGACCCCGGACATGGTTGTGCGCACTTACTCTGGTGTTCGCCCGCTTTATGATGATGGCGCAAGTGAAGCGCGTGCTGCGACACGCGACTACGTTCTGGAGATGGATGAAGGTGAGAACAAAGCGCCGTTGCTGAGCGTGTTTGGTGGCAAGATCACCACCTATCGCCGTCTTGCAGAACATGCGCTTGAGAAGCTGGCTGTTTATCTGCCGCAAGCTGCGAAGAAGAATGCTTGGACGAAAGACAGCGTTCTGCCGGGTGGTGATTTTGAGCCGGGTGACTTTGACGCGAAGGTTGCTTCTTTGAAATCAGCTTATCCGTTCCTTGAGCATGATCATGCCTATCGTTTGGTACGGTCCTATGGCTCTGATGCCATGAAGATCCTCGGGTATGCGAAAACCACTGCTGAGATGGGCGCACATATTGGCGGTGATCTTTATGCCTGCGAAGTGAACTGGCTGGTTGAGCAGGAATGGGCTGTGACTGCGGAAGACATTCTGTGGCGGCGCTCCAAGCTGGGTCTGCATCTGCCGAAAGAAGCTGCTGGTGTGCTGGAGCATTATTTGGCGAGCTACTTCGAAGCGAACCGCATGGCAGGTTAA
- a CDS encoding mechanosensitive ion channel domain-containing protein, with protein sequence MLFRFILAAFAAIFLSFASVAQAQDSSASAEGGADVQQAKQALIKVLEDPKGREALIKILQEEQAKSASGSAASGTPVNPEAKATIAAQIGSYVQEGVSSFYDFGALIVSGLSGYEDLIDGQSQVNHSRLWDGIFSVIRVLLPAYLVLIILHRASTAYMRRHEKGPDRHSLFFRVGLLAITSVFDAAFVGIASGVGYLSAYIFSSDPTVQSINNVELFAINAFFLIEMSRVVIRFVFAPHRSAFRLLPFSDSEAVYWARHLILIVGILGFGVRLAVPMVGVNFSAQLAGSVRVTVVLLCIVYLTTIILRSRLRVRDAIRVYAESFKGSNFSVQLFKGLGFVWHLLALLYVFAIMVAWLRTPLDAINYIAQTSAISLLVIFIGLGIMILLTRVIRKGVDLHDALDHVLPTFEDRLNSFLPAVCAVLRVIVGICVVIGVLEVWGVGSFWQWIWRGDGIAFANSIMSAVIVILIGFALWLTIMSWIDLRILEREGKTVSSRTKTLFQLFSNALSILMIVMFTLLALSELGIQIAPLIAGAGVVGLAVSFGSQKLVQDVITGAFIQLENAMNEGDFVEVGGISGTVERLSIRSVRLRDLNGTSHIIPFSSVTSVSNSTRDFAYAVSVMGVGYDTDIEVAKEAMHEAFRRLEETPHNVAILGELEMHGVTAFGDSAINIRARIKTLPGSQWAIGRAYNEYLKVVFDERGIDIPFPQVTYHVASDSSPEDVPQVEQKKPAPAKGRTSKAGGSEGDNTSEEDGQS encoded by the coding sequence ATGCTTTTCCGGTTTATTCTTGCAGCGTTTGCTGCAATCTTTCTTAGTTTTGCCAGTGTTGCGCAGGCTCAAGATTCCTCAGCTTCGGCAGAGGGAGGGGCAGATGTTCAGCAGGCCAAGCAAGCTCTGATCAAGGTGCTTGAAGACCCGAAAGGTCGTGAAGCGCTCATCAAGATTTTGCAGGAAGAGCAGGCTAAAAGTGCCTCCGGATCCGCGGCATCTGGCACACCGGTGAACCCGGAAGCGAAAGCAACGATAGCTGCGCAAATCGGCTCTTATGTACAAGAAGGTGTTTCGAGCTTCTATGATTTTGGTGCGCTTATCGTCTCTGGCCTTTCCGGTTATGAAGACCTTATTGATGGGCAGTCGCAGGTGAACCATTCACGGCTGTGGGATGGTATTTTCAGTGTTATTCGCGTGTTGCTGCCAGCATATCTTGTGCTGATTATTTTGCACCGTGCTTCAACGGCTTACATGCGCCGCCATGAGAAGGGGCCGGATCGTCATTCTCTGTTCTTCCGTGTTGGTCTGCTGGCGATTACTTCGGTGTTTGATGCTGCGTTTGTGGGCATTGCATCGGGTGTTGGTTATCTGTCTGCCTACATCTTCTCATCAGATCCGACGGTGCAAAGCATCAACAACGTTGAGCTGTTTGCCATCAATGCCTTCTTCCTGATTGAAATGTCGCGTGTTGTGATCCGCTTTGTGTTTGCGCCGCACCGGTCTGCTTTCCGACTTCTGCCTTTCTCCGACAGCGAAGCTGTTTACTGGGCGCGCCATCTGATCCTGATCGTCGGTATTCTTGGGTTTGGTGTCCGTTTGGCTGTACCGATGGTAGGCGTGAACTTCTCGGCTCAGTTGGCTGGTAGCGTACGAGTCACAGTGGTGCTGCTCTGTATTGTCTATCTGACGACAATCATCCTGCGGTCCCGTTTGCGGGTGCGGGATGCTATTCGTGTTTATGCGGAGAGCTTCAAAGGTTCCAATTTCTCAGTTCAGCTGTTTAAGGGGCTAGGCTTTGTCTGGCACTTGTTGGCTCTGCTTTATGTGTTTGCGATCATGGTCGCGTGGCTGCGTACGCCGCTCGACGCGATCAATTATATTGCCCAAACCAGTGCGATTTCCTTGCTCGTTATCTTTATCGGGTTGGGTATCATGATCTTGCTGACGCGGGTTATCCGTAAAGGTGTCGATCTTCATGATGCGCTGGACCATGTTCTGCCGACTTTTGAGGACAGGCTGAACTCGTTCCTTCCTGCCGTTTGTGCCGTGCTGCGTGTCATCGTTGGTATCTGCGTGGTTATTGGTGTTCTGGAAGTCTGGGGTGTTGGCAGTTTCTGGCAGTGGATCTGGAGAGGTGATGGTATTGCCTTTGCTAATTCGATTATGTCTGCCGTGATTGTCATTCTTATTGGCTTTGCTCTCTGGCTGACGATCATGTCCTGGATTGATCTGCGTATTCTGGAGCGGGAAGGCAAGACTGTTTCCAGCCGCACAAAGACGCTGTTCCAGCTGTTCAGCAATGCACTTTCTATCCTGATGATCGTGATGTTTACGCTTCTGGCGCTGTCAGAGCTCGGCATTCAGATAGCACCGTTGATTGCCGGTGCTGGTGTTGTTGGTCTGGCGGTTTCGTTCGGCTCGCAAAAGCTGGTGCAGGATGTGATTACTGGTGCCTTTATTCAGCTGGAAAACGCCATGAATGAAGGGGACTTCGTGGAAGTTGGCGGTATCAGCGGTACGGTTGAGCGCTTGAGCATTCGCAGTGTGAGGCTGCGTGATCTGAATGGTACCTCTCACATCATCCCGTTCTCCTCTGTGACCAGCGTTTCCAACTCCACACGCGACTTTGCTTATGCTGTGTCCGTGATGGGTGTTGGATATGACACCGACATTGAAGTGGCCAAGGAAGCCATGCACGAAGCGTTCCGCCGGTTGGAGGAAACGCCGCACAATGTTGCGATCCTTGGTGAGTTGGAGATGCATGGTGTGACCGCGTTTGGTGACTCTGCCATCAACATCCGTGCCCGCATCAAGACCCTGCCGGGCAGCCAATGGGCGATTGGCCGTGCTTATAATGAGTATCTGAAGGTCGTGTTTGATGAGCGCGGCATCGATATTCCGTTCCCGCAAGTTACTTACCATGTGGCCAGTGACAGCAGTCCGGAGGACGTTCCTCAGGTTGAGCAGAAAAAGCCTGCTCCGGCTAAGGGGCGTACCTCTAAAGCTGGAGGGAGTGAAGGTGATAACACCTCTGAGGAGGATGGTCAGAGCTGA
- a CDS encoding paraquat-inducible protein A: MPVLLGFLIPIAAFSFALGLTLPLLSMERLYFLQDTPSLLQVISGLYEDGEVSIAGLVFVFSVFLPALKILVLGISALHRSSSKWLTTLSYLGKWSMMDVMLVALVIFAAKTSGLASAQVLPGLWFYAGATLSTAVAAFMVGRRAK; the protein is encoded by the coding sequence ATGCCTGTTTTACTTGGTTTCTTAATCCCAATTGCTGCGTTTTCGTTTGCCCTTGGTCTTACGCTTCCCTTATTGAGCATGGAGCGTCTCTACTTTTTACAGGATACGCCAAGTCTGCTGCAGGTAATCAGCGGGCTTTATGAGGATGGTGAGGTTTCTATCGCTGGTCTTGTGTTTGTGTTCTCCGTCTTCCTGCCTGCTCTTAAAATTCTCGTTCTTGGTATTTCTGCTTTGCATCGGTCTTCCAGCAAGTGGCTCACCACGCTGAGTTATCTCGGTAAGTGGTCCATGATGGATGTGATGCTGGTGGCGCTGGTGATTTTTGCGGCCAAGACCAGTGGGCTTGCCAGCGCTCAGGTTCTGCCGGGACTGTGGTTCTACGCGGGGGCGACACTTTCAACGGCTGTTGCTGCATTTATGGTTGGGCGGCGTGCCAAATAA
- the fliJ gene encoding flagellar export protein FliJ → MKNREGLLKLKKFNVDEKRRQVTQIETMLSDFDRMAEDLENQIVQEQKRVGIDDVTHFAYPTFARAAAQRRDNLKHSTEELKSQLEKAQDELTEAVSELKKIELMDERDQMRQRAAMDAIEQDGMDDIAGRMARR, encoded by the coding sequence ATGAAGAATCGTGAAGGCCTTTTGAAGCTTAAGAAGTTCAATGTTGATGAGAAGCGCCGTCAGGTGACTCAGATTGAAACGATGTTGAGTGATTTTGATCGAATGGCTGAAGATCTGGAAAACCAGATTGTTCAGGAGCAAAAGCGTGTTGGCATTGATGATGTCACTCATTTTGCATATCCGACTTTCGCTCGCGCGGCTGCACAGCGCCGGGATAACCTGAAGCACTCGACAGAAGAGTTGAAGTCTCAGCTTGAAAAAGCACAGGACGAACTGACGGAAGCTGTTTCTGAGTTGAAGAAGATCGAATTGATGGATGAGCGTGACCAGATGCGTCAGCGTGCTGCCATGGATGCGATTGAACAAGACGGAATGGACGACATCGCTGGGCGGATGGCTCGTCGCTAA
- the fliI gene encoding flagellar protein export ATPase FliI, with protein MDSLFAEIESCLPTEIYGRVEAVKGLLIEVAGPVYAMSVGARLLIEIGENAASIQAEVVGFRDGRALCMPFGELDGVRHGSKAKLISRESIVHPSSGWLGRVVNALGEPIDGKGPLPFGSIPRKLRDSPPPAAERARVGGPIDLGVRSLNSFVTCCQGQRLGIFAGSGVGKSVLMSMLARNAETEVSVIGLIGERGREVQEFIEDDLGEEGLAKSVVVVATSDESVLMRREAAYLTLTLSEYFRDEGRNVLCMMDSVTRFAMAQREIGLSVGEPPTSKGYTPTVFTELPKLLERAGPGAVGKGAVTALFTVLVEGDNHNEPVADAVRGILDGHIVMERQIAERGRYPAINVLKSVSRTMPRCVPEEALPILRRAKQLMSAYADMEELIRLGAYKEGADPLVDEAIAKYDALEAYLGQMKGEKTTIEEGYFQLAHLLEMTQA; from the coding sequence TTGGACTCGCTTTTTGCAGAAATCGAATCATGCCTCCCAACCGAAATTTACGGGAGAGTAGAAGCAGTTAAGGGGCTTCTGATCGAAGTTGCAGGCCCTGTTTACGCCATGAGTGTCGGGGCGCGTCTACTAATAGAAATAGGGGAGAACGCGGCGTCAATTCAAGCTGAAGTCGTCGGTTTTCGAGACGGAAGAGCGCTTTGTATGCCGTTTGGCGAGCTCGATGGTGTGCGTCATGGTAGCAAGGCGAAGCTGATTTCTCGTGAGAGTATTGTGCATCCATCGAGCGGTTGGCTGGGTCGTGTTGTTAACGCTTTAGGCGAGCCAATTGATGGAAAAGGACCGCTTCCATTCGGATCAATTCCGAGAAAATTGCGTGATTCACCACCTCCGGCTGCAGAAAGAGCGCGTGTTGGAGGCCCGATTGATCTAGGGGTGAGATCTCTTAACAGTTTTGTAACGTGTTGTCAGGGGCAGCGCCTTGGTATTTTTGCCGGGTCTGGCGTGGGTAAATCCGTCCTTATGTCTATGCTTGCCCGCAATGCGGAAACTGAAGTGTCTGTCATTGGTCTGATTGGTGAGCGTGGGCGTGAGGTTCAGGAGTTCATTGAGGATGATCTGGGCGAAGAAGGTTTGGCAAAGTCTGTTGTGGTGGTTGCAACCTCTGACGAGAGCGTCCTCATGCGCCGGGAAGCTGCCTACCTTACACTGACGCTCTCTGAGTACTTTCGTGATGAAGGCAGGAACGTTCTTTGTATGATGGATTCGGTGACACGCTTTGCAATGGCTCAGCGTGAGATCGGTCTTTCTGTTGGTGAGCCGCCGACTTCTAAAGGGTACACGCCGACGGTCTTTACTGAACTGCCTAAACTGCTGGAGCGTGCAGGGCCTGGTGCGGTTGGCAAAGGCGCAGTGACTGCACTCTTTACTGTGTTGGTTGAAGGCGACAACCATAATGAGCCGGTCGCGGATGCGGTGCGTGGTATCCTTGATGGGCACATTGTCATGGAGCGGCAAATTGCCGAGCGTGGTCGCTACCCTGCGATTAACGTGCTAAAATCTGTCAGTCGAACTATGCCGCGGTGCGTACCTGAAGAAGCCTTGCCGATTCTTCGGCGTGCAAAGCAGTTGATGTCTGCTTATGCGGATATGGAGGAACTGATCCGTCTGGGTGCCTATAAAGAAGGTGCTGACCCCCTTGTAGATGAGGCAATTGCTAAATATGACGCCCTCGAAGCGTATCTTGGGCAAATGAAGGGGGAAAAAACTACAATTGAAGAGGGATATTTCCAACTTGCTCACCTTTTGGAAATGACTCAGGCGTAA
- the ctrA gene encoding response regulator transcription factor CtrA — protein MRVLLIEDDSATAQSIELMLKSENFNVYTTDLGEEGIDLGKLYDYDIIMLDLNLPDMSGYEVLRTLRVSKVKTPILILSGLAGIEDKVRGLGFGADDYMTKPFHKDELIARIHAIVRRSKGHAQSVIVTGDLTVNLDTKTVEVAGQRVHLTGKEYQMLELLSLRKGTTLTKEMFLNHLYGGMDEPELKIIDVFICKLRKKLASATAGKNYIETVWGRGYVLREPEEKAA, from the coding sequence ATGCGTGTATTGTTGATCGAGGACGATAGTGCTACTGCACAAAGCATTGAACTGATGCTCAAATCCGAGAACTTTAATGTCTACACGACAGATCTCGGCGAAGAAGGCATCGACCTCGGCAAACTGTATGATTACGATATTATCATGCTGGATCTGAACCTGCCGGACATGTCCGGTTATGAGGTACTGCGTACACTGCGCGTATCCAAGGTAAAGACACCTATTCTTATTCTGTCCGGTTTGGCTGGCATTGAAGACAAGGTCCGTGGCCTTGGTTTCGGCGCTGATGATTACATGACAAAGCCATTCCACAAGGACGAGCTGATTGCACGTATCCATGCAATCGTGCGTCGTTCTAAAGGTCATGCCCAGTCTGTCATTGTCACCGGCGACCTCACTGTTAACCTCGACACGAAAACTGTTGAAGTTGCAGGTCAGCGCGTACATCTGACTGGTAAAGAATATCAGATGCTAGAGCTTCTTTCCCTTCGTAAGGGCACCACCCTCACCAAGGAAATGTTCCTCAACCACCTCTACGGTGGCATGGATGAACCAGAGCTCAAAATCATCGATGTGTTTATCTGTAAGCTCCGCAAGAAGCTCGCTTCTGCAACAGCTGGCAAAAACTACATCGAAACAGTATGGGGCCGCGGATACGTTCTGCGCGAACCAGAAGAGAAAGCAGCTTAA
- a CDS encoding class I SAM-dependent methyltransferase — MLPYDEGFYNNQQDGSFASAREILPIVFQHLTPESIIDFGCGTGSWLLAAQQLGATKLLGLDGAWVPQSSLRIPSECFNQVDLEDPKNIQLDQRFDLAMSLEVLEHLTSPAAQIILDKMTEAADNVLLSVAVPEQGGIHHINEQRQSYWADLMKEKGFFPIDLIRPAVWSNPNVSVWYKQNILLYSKMSEPLSPPTNTLPLDIIHPDLYESTVADLKARVTKLRSKQIKSRVRRLLGLKQKVPH, encoded by the coding sequence ATGCTGCCTTATGATGAGGGCTTCTATAACAACCAGCAGGATGGCTCATTCGCCTCAGCTAGAGAGATCCTTCCAATTGTCTTCCAACACCTCACTCCGGAAAGTATCATCGACTTTGGCTGCGGGACTGGCAGCTGGTTATTGGCAGCACAGCAACTCGGAGCCACAAAACTACTTGGTTTGGACGGCGCATGGGTTCCTCAATCGTCTCTGCGCATCCCAAGCGAGTGTTTCAATCAGGTGGATTTAGAAGATCCGAAAAACATTCAGCTAGACCAACGCTTTGATCTGGCAATGAGCCTGGAAGTCCTTGAGCACCTCACTAGTCCTGCAGCACAAATCATCCTGGATAAAATGACAGAGGCTGCAGACAATGTGCTGCTCTCTGTTGCCGTACCCGAACAAGGTGGCATTCATCACATTAACGAGCAACGACAAAGCTATTGGGCTGACCTTATGAAAGAAAAGGGGTTCTTTCCAATCGATCTCATCAGGCCAGCTGTATGGAGTAATCCGAATGTAAGCGTCTGGTACAAGCAAAACATATTGCTATATTCAAAAATGAGTGAGCCTTTGTCGCCACCGACCAACACTTTGCCACTCGATATCATACACCCTGACCTTTATGAGAGTACTGTTGCAGATCTCAAAGCACGTGTCACAAAACTCAGATCAAAACAGATTAAGAGCAGAGTTCGCCGGCTACTCGGATTAAAGCAAAAAGTTCCTCATTAA
- a CDS encoding SAM-dependent methyltransferase, with protein sequence MQTFTDLRVIGTITATDGLFQLNIQSDYRPALLHLSDFSHAHILWWADQAATEQDRNTLQFPAPYAKANHEIGTFASRSPARPNPIGLSTVSLLNVDVEHGLITVPYIDAEPGTPLLDIKPYFPASDRVEQCHGPEWCKHWPQSYEASADFDWASEFA encoded by the coding sequence ATGCAAACCTTTACAGACCTGAGAGTCATCGGGACCATCACAGCAACCGATGGGCTGTTCCAGCTCAACATCCAGTCAGATTACAGACCAGCCCTGCTGCACCTCTCTGACTTTAGCCATGCCCATATCTTGTGGTGGGCAGATCAGGCGGCAACAGAGCAGGACCGGAACACGCTGCAATTCCCGGCCCCTTACGCCAAGGCAAATCATGAGATCGGCACGTTCGCGTCAAGGTCCCCTGCCCGCCCAAACCCGATCGGCCTTTCAACGGTATCATTGCTGAATGTCGATGTAGAACACGGCCTCATCACCGTCCCTTACATTGATGCAGAACCCGGTACACCGCTGCTGGACATCAAACCCTACTTCCCGGCCTCGGATCGGGTAGAGCAGTGTCATGGACCAGAATGGTGCAAGCACTGGCCTCAATCCTATGAAGCATCAGCTGATTTCGACTGGGCCTCTGAGTTCGCGTAA
- a CDS encoding DMT family transporter, whose amino-acid sequence MRLFILTSIVMVAFAANSVLNRLALADGEIGPSTFATIRVIAGAVMLLALIVVRSQKLQFSKPNYPAVLALCAYILGFSHAYISLDAGFGALLLFGAVQITMFAGAFLQREKLGLQKWIGAGLAFSGLVYLLFPANAGINPLGAGLMTVAAVGWGIYSIIGRGAANPLKDTGMNFLYAIPLVALALLLFPDSSEITSAGVILAVISGAITSGLGYALWYAIIPQLQTSTAAVAQLTVPIIATAGGIVFLAEAIDLRFIIATAMVLCGVAVSAYQRKPK is encoded by the coding sequence ATGAGGCTTTTTATTCTTACATCTATTGTCATGGTGGCTTTTGCTGCCAATTCCGTTTTGAATCGACTGGCACTTGCAGATGGTGAGATTGGACCATCCACTTTCGCAACCATCAGGGTCATTGCCGGAGCCGTTATGCTCCTCGCCCTCATAGTCGTCAGAAGCCAGAAACTTCAGTTCTCAAAGCCGAACTATCCTGCAGTGCTCGCACTCTGCGCATATATTCTCGGCTTCTCACACGCATACATCTCTCTGGATGCTGGCTTCGGCGCACTCCTACTCTTTGGAGCGGTGCAAATCACTATGTTCGCTGGTGCATTCCTTCAGCGTGAAAAGCTGGGATTACAGAAATGGATCGGCGCAGGCCTTGCCTTCTCTGGCCTTGTGTACCTGCTCTTCCCGGCAAACGCAGGCATAAACCCGCTCGGAGCTGGTCTGATGACCGTAGCTGCTGTCGGCTGGGGCATTTACTCAATCATCGGCAGAGGCGCAGCAAACCCACTTAAAGACACGGGAATGAACTTCCTCTATGCCATCCCCTTGGTCGCTTTGGCACTTTTGCTGTTTCCCGATAGCAGTGAAATCACCTCGGCGGGCGTGATCTTGGCCGTCATTTCCGGCGCAATCACCTCAGGTCTTGGCTATGCCCTCTGGTATGCAATCATTCCGCAGCTTCAAACAAGCACGGCTGCCGTTGCACAGCTCACCGTACCAATCATCGCCACTGCTGGTGGGATTGTGTTCCTCGCTGAAGCCATCGACCTGCGTTTCATCATAGCAACCGCCATGGTGCTCTGCGGTGTAGCTGTTTCAGCCTATCAAAGGAAACCCAAGTAG